From Nymphaea colorata isolate Beijing-Zhang1983 chromosome 6, ASM883128v2, whole genome shotgun sequence, a single genomic window includes:
- the LOC116255733 gene encoding pentatricopeptide repeat-containing protein At4g14190, chloroplastic, translated as MATISLSASFNAGLVSRYRSSPSSPSVPVTLRRRSPLIRAAPPTSTKHRPTEKSMIRSDPVDVSRRKHNATDQLSSALRFLKEEAGLEEAKHFLKQLEGDNLDCQAIAFLIQAYGRLGLYDDLSRFAKSVGHLLDEATYNLLLVEFASAGLVGKMEEHARRLLSARLPLKPKTKTAMLEAYANLGCLQKMDDAFFANRNRSTFVPGDRLVRKMAMVYLQNYRFSRLEDLGRQVSLRAGRRTPLACCLELLSHACILSRKGMDAVAREVKAAGVWADDASFANAVALAYLKMKDPKSLSWWLASQFRILPHGGGDGVRPDMVTFGVAMDGYSSGLLGDGGVLQQWVKRGFLNEAAATRTDPLVIAAFGKGAFHRACEERYMTLHLNSREKELSSCSYQELLRLVSVHLGV; from the coding sequence ATGGCTACCATTTCACTCAGCGCCTCATTCAACGCCGGCCTCGTGTCTCGTTACCGCTCATCGCCATCGTCGCCATCAGTACCAGTCACCCTCCGCCGCCGTTCTCCTCTCATTCGAGCGGCACCACCAACGTCCACCAAGCATCGCCCTACGGAAAAATCCATGATCCGTTCAGACCCCGTCGACGTCTCACGTCGAAAACACAATGCCACCGACCAGCTCTCCTCTGCCCTGAGGTTCCTCAAGGAGGAAGCGGGGTTGGAAGAGGCCAAGCATTTCCTCAAACAGTTGGAGGGCGACAATCTGGACTGCCAAGCCATCGCCTTCCTCATCCAGGCGTATGGTCGCCTCGGGCTCTACGACGACCTATCAAGGTTCGCGAAGAGCGTCGGCCACCTCCTGGACGAGGCGACTTACAACCTCCTGCTTGTCGAGTTCGCGAGCGCCGGCCTGGTGGGAAAGATGGAAGAACACGCCCGGAGGCTTCTGTCTGCGAGACTTCCGCTAAAACCCAAGACTAAGACGGCGATGTTGGAGGCATACGCCAATCTGGGATGTCTGCAGAAGATGGACGACGCCTTCTTCGCCAATCGGAACCGGTCGACGTTTGTCCCAGGCGACCGCCTGGTTCGGAAAATGGCGATGGTCTACCTCCAAAACTACAGGTTCTCTCGATTGGAGGATCTGGGCCGTCAGGTGTCATTGAGGGCAGGGAGAAGAACACCGCTAGCTTGTTGCCTGGAGCTGCTCTCTCACGCCTGCATTCTGAGCCGGAAGGGAATGGACGCCGTCGCGAGGGAGGTGAAGGCGGCCGGAGTGTGGGCGGACGACGCGTCATTCGCGAATGCGGTGGCGCTGGCGTACCTCAAGATGAAGGACCCCAAAAGCCTCTCCTGGTGGTTGGCTTCTCAGTTTCGAATTCTTCCCCACGGTGGCGGTGATGGCGTTAGGCCGGATATGGTGACCTTCGGCGTCGCCATGGACGGCTATTCTAGCGGGCTGCTGGGTGATGGAGGCGTGCTGCAACAATGGGTGAAGAGGGGATTCTTGAATGAGGCTGCAGCGACGAGAACAGACCCTCTCGTGATTGCAGCATTTGGGAAGGGAGCGTTTCATAGAGCCTGCGAGGAGAGGTACATGACTC